A part of Ziziphus jujuba cultivar Dongzao chromosome 8, ASM3175591v1 genomic DNA contains:
- the LOC107414804 gene encoding protein PARALOG OF AIPP2 isoform X9, with protein sequence MLHKRKERTVEELYSATDVVMQPKITPVLRGSYRMQGPVDETDHDTQTNMGKLPEGSLGHVDSSLVKDALADVVSDHKTVACKVTDPKKICLKAEAGNINDDGTPTNEVLKCSDQGQGEQEEKSSELGIGEPHLPSMSGDESDESDIVEHDVKVCDICGDAGREDMLAICSRCSDGAEHTYCMRKMLKSVPRGNWLCEECKFAEESSSQKQETEGKRMNKVSSSTHFSGKRIAENVEVAPAAKRQALEMSMGSPKASSPNRMGVLSRESSFKNLDKERVRSAQQTCLGNQSTNDMLETSRSSTAGPRLQTPKGTLLKSNSFNAGNSKPKVKLVDEVVPQKQKGAKEHTSLDIKERPSRMISKSMSFKSVNSSRSNVSDSKVKIISPKFSNVVDLKGLKQAKERNAFERKNLSKLDRPPVSSTTASSTASTLKADQASRVESSLVSHVSNNRDLKVVQCEGKPNISTKSTSNLARKTLETPIMSSVGASSTICGSATEQKLNQVSSKDEILPTYSSAIDKPSNNFDGTPPDGLPRLQETINQADKARESSVRPRPSAPVSPKGIFCQRCKEIGHAAELCTTGSPQASGNDALTARSSSREEMHRGSKLKDALYAAMLRKPEIYRNKRVLDQSDEFSPSNTDLNSEIACQDQVFVSNKLKNNILHEGSQEKKAITESSGSDSCTHSTVNNMMQDALPMTDVVFSSKVGDLDAAVPSVGKPMVKDFLGHASATLAFLSKFSPIPEYEYIWQGCFEVHRSGNILDLYGGIQAHLSTCASPRVLEMLHKFPQKLFLNEVPRMSTWPMQFHDGGAKEDNIALYFFAKDLESYERKYKSLLDGMIKNDLALKGNVEGVELLIFPSNQLPEKSQRWNMLFFLWGVFRTRRMHGPDSSKNVNIPSLDGISVEKHTPTAVMTLSENLCSPKRIDEESSSCGRNSNMFLTSNVPAQICAKVTVDCDEQKASPELTCLGLKANSVLKDSQLVSKSTSGVRLSEEMRCTSPSLQEVGLPKHGMGADVRPSLPAIGTHGSNMGEKMQLDRNYTSSLKTPLSNQEVVGVSGNVYEEKFSDSLGVSGSVGDMMPLDGVKRDGDQYKLEREVKEEDEHVNAEAALARDPMTKAVNCYQPSQRKRPHIDLMDTAPPASDLASQKMPWNGVNNMPIDGASIGKKPKTGSINMYEYSGRNSLGDGISSQGNDLGPCSLVEEKRCVESCDEKVIPEDFGTTERFFFPVDSRHVKVGDSFASRRSFSTGNEERSHDGFPNLELALGAETKPQNKGILPFFVGVVDKKNNQDKPPDKLIDDKEDDVSASLSLSLSFPFPDKEQPVKPVSKSEQLRAERRHVNTSLLLFGGFPEK encoded by the exons ATGTTGCATAAACGGAAGGAACGGACAGTCGAAGAGCTCTACAGCGCAACGGACGTGGTTATGCAACCGAAG ATCACACCAGTTCTAAGAGGGAGTTATCGCATGCAAGGTCCTGTTGATGAGACTGATCATGATACTCAGACGAATATG GGAAAACTGCCAGAAGGTTCACTTGGACATGTTGATTCTTCATTGGTGAAAGATGCATTAGCGGATGTTGTTTCTGACCACAAAACTGTTGCATGTAAGGTTACTGACCCTAAGAAAATTTGTCTAAAGGCGGAGGCAGGGAACATAAATGATGATGGGACTCCAACAAATGAAGTTTTGAAATGTTCGGATCAAGGACAAggtgaacaagaagaaaagtccaGTGAATTAGGCATTGGGGAGCCTCATTTGCCATCCATGTCTGGCGATGAAAGTGATGAATCTGACATTGTGGAGCATGAT GTAAAAGTATGTGATATTTGTGGAGATGCAGGACGAGAGGATATGCTTGCTATTTGTAGCCGCTGCAGTGATGGTGCAGAGCATAC CTATTGTATGCGGAAAATGCTTAAGTCTGTCCCTAGAGGTAACTGGCTGTGTGAGGAATGTAAGTTTGCTGAGGAAAGCAGTAGCCAGAAGCAAG AAACTGAGGGAAAAAGAATGAATAAAGTGAGTTCAAGCACACATTTCTCTGGTAAGAGGATTGCAGAAAATGTAGAAGTGGCTCCTGCTGCAAAAAGGCAGGCTCTTGAAATGAGCATGGGTTCACCCAAGGCATCTAGCCCCAACAGAATGGGTGTTCTATCCCGTGAGTCGTCATTCAAAAACTTAGATAAGGAGAGAGTTAGGTCAGCACAACAGACTTGTTTAGGGAATCAATCCACTAATGATATGTTGGAAACATCACGCTCTTCTACTGCTGGTCCAAGGCTTCAGACACCCAAGG GGACATTATTAAAGTCAAATTCCTTTAATGCCGGAAATTCCAAACCAAAAGTTAAGCTTGTGGATGAAGTTGTTCCGCAAAAGCAAAAGGGGGCTAAAGAGCATACTTCTCTCGATATCAAAGAGAGACCTTCCAGAATGATAAGCAAATCCATGTCATTTAAATCCGTGAACTCAAGCCGATCAAATGTATCTGATTCAAAAGTGAAAATAATCTCGCCCAAGTTTAGCAATGTTGTTGATCTTAAAGGACTGAAACAAGCAAAAGAGCGGAATGCATTTGAGAGGAAAAATTTGTCTAAACTAGATCGTCCTCCTGTTAGTTCAACTACAGCTAGTTCTACCGCTTCAACACTAAAGGCTGACCAAGCATCTCGTGTTGAATCCAGTTTGGTGTCACATGTAAGCAACAACCGGGATTTGAAGGTTGTTCAGTGTGAAGGAAAACCAAATATTTCTACAAAATCAACCAGCAACCTAGCTCGTAAAACTTTAGAAACTCCTATTATGTCATCAG TTGGAGCTTCATCTACCATATGCGGTTCTGCCACCGAACAGAAGCTGAACCAAGTTAGCTCTAAGGATGAAATCTTGCCCACTTATTCTTCGGCTATTGACAAACCATCAAATAATTTTGATGGAACTCCTCCAGATGGGTTACCTCGGTTGCAGGAAACAATAAATCAGGCTGATAAAGCCAGGGAAAGCTCTGTTCGCCCCAGGCCTAGTGCTCCAGTTAGTCCTAAAGGTATTTTCTGTCAAAGATGTAAAGAAATTGGTCATGCTGCAGAATTGTGCACAACTGGTAGTCCGCAGGCTTCTGGTAATGATGCATTGACTGCTAGAAGTTCTAGTAGGGAGGAAATGCACAGAGGCAGTAAATTGAAAGATGCACTTTATGCTGCTATGCTTAGAAAGCCCGAAATATACAGAAATAAAAGAGTGCTTGATCAATCTGATGAGTTTTCCCCATCAAACACAGACTTAAATAGTGAAATAGCCTGTCAAGATCAAGTTTTCGTTTCAAAtaagttgaaaaataatattttgcatGAAGGAtcacaagaaaagaaagcaataaCCGAGAGTTCTGGCTCTGACTCTTGCACACATTCAACTGTCAATAACATGATGCAGGATGCCTTGCCCATGACTGATGTTGTGTTTTCTTCAAAAGTAGGGGACTTGGATGCGGCTGTTCCTTCTGTTGGGAAACCGATGGTGAAAGACTTCTTGGGTCATGCTTCAGCAACCTTGGCCTTTCTCTCAAAGTTTTCGCCCATTCCAGAATATGAATACATCTGGCA GGGGTGTTTTGAGGTACATAGAAGTGGTAATATTCTGGATTTATATGGTGGAATTCAAGCACATCTATCAACTTGTGCATCGCCTAGAGTTCTTGAGATGCTACACAAGTTTCCTCAGAAACTTTTCCTGAATGAAGTACCTCGCATGAGCACCTGGCCAATGCAGTTTCATGACGGTGGTGCTAAAGAAGACAACATTGCTCTTTACTTCTTTGCCAAAGATCTTGAGAG TTATGAGAGAAAGTACAAGAGCCTGTTGGATGGTAtgataaaaaatgatttagctCTCAAAGGAAATGTTGAGGGTGTTGAGCTTTTGATATTTCCATCCAATCAGCTTCCTGAGAAATCACAGC GTTGgaatatgttatttttccttTGGGGTGTCTTCCGGACGAGGAGGATGCATGGTCCAGATTCATCCAAGAACGTAAATATTCCCAGTTTGGATGGGATTTCAGTGGAAAAACATACCCCTACTGCTGTCATGACTTTATCGGAGAATCTATGTTCACCAAAGCGTATAGATGAAGAATCTTCTTCATGTGGCAGGAATTCTAATATGTTTTTAACTTCCAATGTGCCTGCCCAGATCTGTGCCAAAGTAACTGTGGATTGTGATGAACAAAAAGCTTCTCCAGAGCTGACGTGTTTGGGTTTGAAAGCGAATTCAGTGCTGAAAGATAGCCAACTGGTCTCCAAATCTACGAGCGGTGTGCGCTTGTCTGAAGAAATGAGATGCACCAGCCCTTCCTTG CAAGAAGTTGGTCTTCCAAAGCATGGAATGGGTGCAGATGTCAGACCATCCCTCCCAGCCATTGGAACACATGGCTCGAACATGGGTGAGAAGATGCAACTTGATAGAAATTATACTTCATCTTTGAAAACTCCTCTTTCCAATCAAGAGGTGGTAGGTGTTTCAGGGAATGTTTATGAGGAGAAATTTTCAGATTCCCTTGGTGTTTCGGGAAGTGTTGGTGATATGATGCCTCTGGATGGAGTGAAAAGAGATGGGGATCAGTATAAACTTGAAAGGGAAGTGAAGGAAGAAGATGAGCATGTGAATGCAGAGGCAGCTTTGGCAAGAGATCCAATGACCAAAGCAGTCAACTGTTATCAGCCTAGTCAGAGGAAACGTCCGCACATAGATCTTATGGATACAGCTCCACCCGCTTCTGATCTTGCAAGTCAGAAAATGCCTTGGAATGGAGTGAATAATATGCCGATTGATGGAGCAAGTATTGGTAAGAAGCCAAAGACAGGTTCAATTAACATGTATGAATATAGTGGAAGAAATTCTCTTGGTGATGGTATTTCATCACAGGGAAATGATCTAGGTCCCTGTTCATTAGTTGAGGAGAAGAGATGTGTTGAATCTTGTGATGAGAAAGTCATTCCGGAGGACTTTGGAACCACGGAAAGGTTCTTTTTTCCTGTAGATTCACGTCATGTGAAGGTGGGGGACAGCTTTGCATCTCGGAGAAGTTTCTCAACAGGAAATGAAGAACGGTCGCATGATGGATTTCCGAACCTTGAGCTTGCTTTAGGGGCAGAGACAAAACCTCAAAATAAGGGGATTCTGCCTTTCTTTGTTGGGGTAGTGGACAAGAAAAATAACCAGGACAAGCCTCCAGATAAACTGATAGACGATAAAGAGGATGATGTCTCTGcttctctttccctctctctttcCTTCCCTTTTCCGGACAAGGAACAACCTGTTAAACCAGTATCAAAATCAGAGCAGCTCCGGGCTGAAAGGCGCCATGTGAATACCTCACTGCTCCTCTTTGGCGGTTTTCCAGAGAAATAG
- the LOC107414804 gene encoding protein PARALOG OF AIPP2 isoform X5, whose translation MSRKVHMRGESGACNVCAAPCSSCMHFSRAIMGSKTDEYSDENCRVNIGSQYSVNGGDTSSSFKSKTCDSLQHTTSETSNLISVNSSHDSLSENADSKATLRSSNVADTLEVEMLPKLSSGGTTEEVELSPKPLCDIYSGAFTNKYEDPKGVEAHDDNISCVSRVNDAYASASNASRSVDRKNLSCSSASVSSLGPEESRKAHELVLSEVPPSKDVGAGISSPKEKKPSSYIQGKLPEGSLGHVDSSLVKDALADVVSDHKTVACKVTDPKKICLKAEAGNINDDGTPTNEVLKCSDQGQGEQEEKSSELGIGEPHLPSMSGDESDESDIVEHDVKVCDICGDAGREDMLAICSRCSDGAEHTYCMRKMLKSVPRGNWLCEECKFAEESSSQKQETEGKRMNKVSSSTHFSGKRIAENVEVAPAAKRQALEMSMGSPKASSPNRMGVLSRESSFKNLDKERVRSAQQTCLGNQSTNDMLETSRSSTAGPRLQTPKGTLLKSNSFNAGNSKPKVKLVDEVVPQKQKGAKEHTSLDIKERPSRMISKSMSFKSVNSSRSNVSDSKVKIISPKFSNVVDLKGLKQAKERNAFERKNLSKLDRPPVSSTTASSTASTLKADQASRVESSLVSHVSNNRDLKVVQCEGKPNISTKSTSNLARKTLETPIMSSVGASSTICGSATEQKLNQVSSKDEILPTYSSAIDKPSNNFDGTPPDGLPRLQETINQADKARESSVRPRPSAPVSPKGIFCQRCKEIGHAAELCTTGSPQASGNDALTARSSSREEMHRGSKLKDALYAAMLRKPEIYRNKRVLDQSDEFSPSNTDLNSEIACQDQVFVSNKLKNNILHEGSQEKKAITESSGSDSCTHSTVNNMMQDALPMTDVVFSSKVGDLDAAVPSVGKPMVKDFLGHASATLAFLSKFSPIPEYEYIWQGCFEVHRSGNILDLYGGIQAHLSTCASPRVLEMLHKFPQKLFLNEVPRMSTWPMQFHDGGAKEDNIALYFFAKDLESYERKYKSLLDGMIKNDLALKGNVEGVELLIFPSNQLPEKSQRWNMLFFLWGVFRTRRMHGPDSSKNVNIPSLDGISVEKHTPTAVMTLSENLCSPKRIDEESSSCGRNSNMFLTSNVPAQICAKVTVDCDEQKASPELTCLGLKANSVLKDSQLVSKSTSGVRLSEEMRCTSPSLQEVGLPKHGMGADVRPSLPAIGTHGSNMGEKMQLDRNYTSSLKTPLSNQEVVGVSGNVYEEKFSDSLGVSGSVGDMMPLDGVKRDGDQYKLEREVKEEDEHVNAEAALARDPMTKAVNCYQPSQRKRPHIDLMDTAPPASDLASQKMPWNGVNNMPIDGASIGKKPKTGSINMYEYSGRNSLGDGISSQGNDLGPCSLVEEKRCVESCDEKVIPEDFGTTERFFFPVDSRHVKVGDSFASRRSFSTGNEERSHDGFPNLELALGAETKPQNKGILPFFVGVVDKKNNQDKPPDKLIDDKEDDVSASLSLSLSFPFPDKEQPVKPVSKSEQLRAERRHVNTSLLLFGGFPEK comes from the exons ATGAGTCGTAAAGTTCATATGAGAGGTGAGTCTGGGGCCTGTAACGTCTGTGCTGCTCCCTGTTCATCGTGTATGCATTTCAGTCGAGCTATCATGGGGTCGAAGACTGATGAATATTCTGATGAGAACTGTCGTGTAAACATTGGTAGTCAGTATTCTGTCAATGGGGGTGATACTTCTTCGTCTTTTAAGAGTAAGACATGTGACAGCTTACAGCATACTACCAGTGAAACAAGTAACTTAATTAGTGTCAATTCTAGTCATGATTCTTTATCTGAAAATGCTGACAGCAAAGCAACCTTAAGGTCCTCTAATGTAGCTGATACTTTAGAAGTTGAAATGCTTCCTAAGTTGTCCTCTGGTGGAACCACTGAAGAGGTTGAACTTTCTCCTAAACCTCTGTGTGATATATATTCTGGTGCCTTCACAAATAAGTACGAGGATCCCAAAGGTGTAGAAGCTCATGATGataatatttcatgtgttaGTAGAGTCAATGATGCATATGCTTCAGCCAGCAATGCTAGCAGGAGTGTAGACAGGAAGAATTTGTCATGTAGTTCAGCTTCAGTTAGTAGTTTAGGCCCAGAAGAATCCAGAAAGGCACATGAGTTAGTCTTGTCGGAGGTGCCTCCTTCAAAAGATGTTGGTGCTGGCATTAGCTCGCCAAAG GAAAAGAAACCCTCTTCTTATATTCAGGGAAAACTGCCAGAAGGTTCACTTGGACATGTTGATTCTTCATTGGTGAAAGATGCATTAGCGGATGTTGTTTCTGACCACAAAACTGTTGCATGTAAGGTTACTGACCCTAAGAAAATTTGTCTAAAGGCGGAGGCAGGGAACATAAATGATGATGGGACTCCAACAAATGAAGTTTTGAAATGTTCGGATCAAGGACAAggtgaacaagaagaaaagtccaGTGAATTAGGCATTGGGGAGCCTCATTTGCCATCCATGTCTGGCGATGAAAGTGATGAATCTGACATTGTGGAGCATGAT GTAAAAGTATGTGATATTTGTGGAGATGCAGGACGAGAGGATATGCTTGCTATTTGTAGCCGCTGCAGTGATGGTGCAGAGCATAC CTATTGTATGCGGAAAATGCTTAAGTCTGTCCCTAGAGGTAACTGGCTGTGTGAGGAATGTAAGTTTGCTGAGGAAAGCAGTAGCCAGAAGCAAG AAACTGAGGGAAAAAGAATGAATAAAGTGAGTTCAAGCACACATTTCTCTGGTAAGAGGATTGCAGAAAATGTAGAAGTGGCTCCTGCTGCAAAAAGGCAGGCTCTTGAAATGAGCATGGGTTCACCCAAGGCATCTAGCCCCAACAGAATGGGTGTTCTATCCCGTGAGTCGTCATTCAAAAACTTAGATAAGGAGAGAGTTAGGTCAGCACAACAGACTTGTTTAGGGAATCAATCCACTAATGATATGTTGGAAACATCACGCTCTTCTACTGCTGGTCCAAGGCTTCAGACACCCAAGG GGACATTATTAAAGTCAAATTCCTTTAATGCCGGAAATTCCAAACCAAAAGTTAAGCTTGTGGATGAAGTTGTTCCGCAAAAGCAAAAGGGGGCTAAAGAGCATACTTCTCTCGATATCAAAGAGAGACCTTCCAGAATGATAAGCAAATCCATGTCATTTAAATCCGTGAACTCAAGCCGATCAAATGTATCTGATTCAAAAGTGAAAATAATCTCGCCCAAGTTTAGCAATGTTGTTGATCTTAAAGGACTGAAACAAGCAAAAGAGCGGAATGCATTTGAGAGGAAAAATTTGTCTAAACTAGATCGTCCTCCTGTTAGTTCAACTACAGCTAGTTCTACCGCTTCAACACTAAAGGCTGACCAAGCATCTCGTGTTGAATCCAGTTTGGTGTCACATGTAAGCAACAACCGGGATTTGAAGGTTGTTCAGTGTGAAGGAAAACCAAATATTTCTACAAAATCAACCAGCAACCTAGCTCGTAAAACTTTAGAAACTCCTATTATGTCATCAG TTGGAGCTTCATCTACCATATGCGGTTCTGCCACCGAACAGAAGCTGAACCAAGTTAGCTCTAAGGATGAAATCTTGCCCACTTATTCTTCGGCTATTGACAAACCATCAAATAATTTTGATGGAACTCCTCCAGATGGGTTACCTCGGTTGCAGGAAACAATAAATCAGGCTGATAAAGCCAGGGAAAGCTCTGTTCGCCCCAGGCCTAGTGCTCCAGTTAGTCCTAAAGGTATTTTCTGTCAAAGATGTAAAGAAATTGGTCATGCTGCAGAATTGTGCACAACTGGTAGTCCGCAGGCTTCTGGTAATGATGCATTGACTGCTAGAAGTTCTAGTAGGGAGGAAATGCACAGAGGCAGTAAATTGAAAGATGCACTTTATGCTGCTATGCTTAGAAAGCCCGAAATATACAGAAATAAAAGAGTGCTTGATCAATCTGATGAGTTTTCCCCATCAAACACAGACTTAAATAGTGAAATAGCCTGTCAAGATCAAGTTTTCGTTTCAAAtaagttgaaaaataatattttgcatGAAGGAtcacaagaaaagaaagcaataaCCGAGAGTTCTGGCTCTGACTCTTGCACACATTCAACTGTCAATAACATGATGCAGGATGCCTTGCCCATGACTGATGTTGTGTTTTCTTCAAAAGTAGGGGACTTGGATGCGGCTGTTCCTTCTGTTGGGAAACCGATGGTGAAAGACTTCTTGGGTCATGCTTCAGCAACCTTGGCCTTTCTCTCAAAGTTTTCGCCCATTCCAGAATATGAATACATCTGGCA GGGGTGTTTTGAGGTACATAGAAGTGGTAATATTCTGGATTTATATGGTGGAATTCAAGCACATCTATCAACTTGTGCATCGCCTAGAGTTCTTGAGATGCTACACAAGTTTCCTCAGAAACTTTTCCTGAATGAAGTACCTCGCATGAGCACCTGGCCAATGCAGTTTCATGACGGTGGTGCTAAAGAAGACAACATTGCTCTTTACTTCTTTGCCAAAGATCTTGAGAG TTATGAGAGAAAGTACAAGAGCCTGTTGGATGGTAtgataaaaaatgatttagctCTCAAAGGAAATGTTGAGGGTGTTGAGCTTTTGATATTTCCATCCAATCAGCTTCCTGAGAAATCACAGC GTTGgaatatgttatttttccttTGGGGTGTCTTCCGGACGAGGAGGATGCATGGTCCAGATTCATCCAAGAACGTAAATATTCCCAGTTTGGATGGGATTTCAGTGGAAAAACATACCCCTACTGCTGTCATGACTTTATCGGAGAATCTATGTTCACCAAAGCGTATAGATGAAGAATCTTCTTCATGTGGCAGGAATTCTAATATGTTTTTAACTTCCAATGTGCCTGCCCAGATCTGTGCCAAAGTAACTGTGGATTGTGATGAACAAAAAGCTTCTCCAGAGCTGACGTGTTTGGGTTTGAAAGCGAATTCAGTGCTGAAAGATAGCCAACTGGTCTCCAAATCTACGAGCGGTGTGCGCTTGTCTGAAGAAATGAGATGCACCAGCCCTTCCTTG CAAGAAGTTGGTCTTCCAAAGCATGGAATGGGTGCAGATGTCAGACCATCCCTCCCAGCCATTGGAACACATGGCTCGAACATGGGTGAGAAGATGCAACTTGATAGAAATTATACTTCATCTTTGAAAACTCCTCTTTCCAATCAAGAGGTGGTAGGTGTTTCAGGGAATGTTTATGAGGAGAAATTTTCAGATTCCCTTGGTGTTTCGGGAAGTGTTGGTGATATGATGCCTCTGGATGGAGTGAAAAGAGATGGGGATCAGTATAAACTTGAAAGGGAAGTGAAGGAAGAAGATGAGCATGTGAATGCAGAGGCAGCTTTGGCAAGAGATCCAATGACCAAAGCAGTCAACTGTTATCAGCCTAGTCAGAGGAAACGTCCGCACATAGATCTTATGGATACAGCTCCACCCGCTTCTGATCTTGCAAGTCAGAAAATGCCTTGGAATGGAGTGAATAATATGCCGATTGATGGAGCAAGTATTGGTAAGAAGCCAAAGACAGGTTCAATTAACATGTATGAATATAGTGGAAGAAATTCTCTTGGTGATGGTATTTCATCACAGGGAAATGATCTAGGTCCCTGTTCATTAGTTGAGGAGAAGAGATGTGTTGAATCTTGTGATGAGAAAGTCATTCCGGAGGACTTTGGAACCACGGAAAGGTTCTTTTTTCCTGTAGATTCACGTCATGTGAAGGTGGGGGACAGCTTTGCATCTCGGAGAAGTTTCTCAACAGGAAATGAAGAACGGTCGCATGATGGATTTCCGAACCTTGAGCTTGCTTTAGGGGCAGAGACAAAACCTCAAAATAAGGGGATTCTGCCTTTCTTTGTTGGGGTAGTGGACAAGAAAAATAACCAGGACAAGCCTCCAGATAAACTGATAGACGATAAAGAGGATGATGTCTCTGcttctctttccctctctctttcCTTCCCTTTTCCGGACAAGGAACAACCTGTTAAACCAGTATCAAAATCAGAGCAGCTCCGGGCTGAAAGGCGCCATGTGAATACCTCACTGCTCCTCTTTGGCGGTTTTCCAGAGAAATAG